The following are encoded together in the Vibrio splendidus genome:
- a CDS encoding porin — MNKTLIALAVSAAALATSANAAELYNQDGNSVEMGGRAEARLSMKDGKAEDKTRVRLNFLGKVEIQDGLYGVGFYEGEFTTAENGGATDNNDGDITNRYTYAGLGGTFGEVTYGKNEGALGVITDFTDIMAYHGNSAADKLAVADRSDNMLSYKGQFQDLGLKASYRFADRSETNGEFTDNGKDGYSLSAIYAIGETGAKLGAGYADQDQSNEYMLSASYAISDLYFAGVFTDGEKQTTGVVNSNDSVDYTGYEFAAAYTLGQTVFSTTYNNAETDSETSADNIAIDATYYFKPNFRGYVSYNFNLISEGDKIGTTNKLTNGTASSADAEDELALGLRYDF, encoded by the coding sequence ATGAACAAGACTTTGATCGCGCTTGCTGTATCGGCTGCAGCTCTTGCTACTAGCGCTAACGCGGCAGAACTATACAACCAAGACGGTAACTCTGTTGAAATGGGCGGCCGTGCTGAAGCTCGTCTATCTATGAAAGATGGCAAAGCTGAAGACAAAACACGTGTACGTCTAAACTTCCTAGGTAAAGTTGAAATCCAAGACGGCCTATACGGTGTTGGTTTCTACGAAGGCGAATTCACGACGGCTGAAAACGGCGGCGCTACTGATAACAACGATGGTGATATCACTAACCGTTACACGTACGCTGGTCTAGGCGGCACATTCGGTGAAGTAACTTACGGTAAGAACGAAGGTGCTCTAGGCGTAATCACTGACTTCACAGATATCATGGCATACCACGGTAACTCTGCTGCAGACAAACTAGCTGTAGCTGACCGTTCAGACAACATGCTTTCTTACAAAGGTCAATTCCAAGACCTAGGTCTTAAAGCAAGCTACCGTTTCGCTGACCGTTCAGAAACTAACGGTGAGTTCACGGACAACGGTAAAGATGGCTACTCTCTATCTGCTATCTACGCAATCGGCGAAACTGGCGCTAAGCTAGGTGCTGGTTACGCAGACCAAGATCAATCTAACGAGTACATGCTTTCTGCTTCTTACGCAATCTCTGACCTGTACTTCGCTGGTGTATTCACAGATGGTGAAAAACAAACTACAGGTGTTGTAAACTCTAACGACTCTGTAGATTACACTGGTTACGAATTCGCAGCGGCTTACACGCTAGGTCAAACTGTATTCTCTACTACGTACAACAACGCTGAAACTGATAGCGAAACGTCTGCAGACAACATCGCAATCGATGCAACGTACTACTTCAAGCCTAACTTCCGTGGCTACGTATCGTACAACTTCAACCTTATCTCTGAAGGTGACAAGATCGGTACTACTAACAAGCTAACTAACGGTACTGCAAGCTCTGCTGACGCTGAAGACGAGCTAGCTCTAGGTCTACGTTACGACTTCTAA
- the dacB gene encoding serine-type D-Ala-D-Ala carboxypeptidase has protein sequence MRLLSTLLVCSFSISAFSVNAFAYPPLDKLPDGSSASLILQPLSGDSNKINTNSDGFYPPASTLKLVTALAAKLELGDDFHYTTSIARSGNDSIISFSGDPTLQREQLKSLLAQYAKSQSRTIKGNLYLDNSTFTGYQRAVGWPWDILGVCYSAPSSAMTLDSNCAQASIYTKDNGSTRVYIPAHYPIDVTTTAATVTRSGQKATQCDLELITTPDNAYKLSGCLVERKKPLPLKFAIQNPELYTYQVVTSLLEELRIQVKGDVIIGKKAKADKTTLVASHNSEKLSELLDIMLKKSDNLIADNLTKTLGATFYVQPGSFNNGTEAIKQILLTKANIDLSKAQLVDGSGLSRNNRMRSQTMAQVLRYIWENDQQLNLLGAMPTSGTDGTLKYRQSMRKAPIQGNIIAKSGSLYGSYNMAGFGLDKAGNPNSLFVQFVRDYFPEEQNPDKPVEAPITQFERAFYTDVVEFSQIQSKSK, from the coding sequence ATGCGCCTTCTATCCACACTACTTGTATGTAGTTTTTCCATTAGCGCTTTCTCAGTTAACGCTTTCGCTTACCCCCCTCTAGATAAACTGCCGGATGGCAGTAGCGCAAGCTTAATTCTGCAACCATTGAGCGGTGATTCAAATAAAATAAACACCAACAGTGATGGCTTCTACCCGCCCGCCAGTACTTTAAAGCTGGTCACAGCTTTAGCAGCGAAGTTGGAATTAGGGGATGACTTTCACTACACGACTAGTATTGCTCGTTCTGGGAATGACTCAATCATTTCATTTAGTGGCGACCCGACCCTACAACGAGAACAGCTTAAAAGCCTTTTGGCTCAATACGCAAAATCTCAATCCAGAACCATCAAGGGCAACTTATACCTAGATAACTCGACTTTTACGGGCTATCAGCGAGCGGTGGGGTGGCCTTGGGACATTCTAGGCGTTTGTTACAGCGCGCCTTCGAGTGCGATGACCTTAGACAGCAACTGCGCACAAGCCTCTATTTATACAAAAGATAACGGAAGCACTCGTGTCTATATTCCCGCTCACTATCCGATAGACGTGACAACCACCGCAGCTACCGTAACTCGATCAGGGCAGAAGGCGACACAATGCGACTTAGAGCTCATTACCACTCCAGACAACGCTTACAAGCTCTCTGGTTGCTTAGTAGAGCGTAAGAAACCACTACCACTCAAGTTTGCGATTCAAAACCCCGAGCTTTATACCTATCAAGTCGTGACATCGCTTCTTGAAGAGCTGAGAATCCAAGTAAAAGGTGATGTGATTATTGGTAAAAAAGCGAAAGCAGACAAAACCACGTTAGTCGCTAGTCACAACTCAGAAAAGCTTTCTGAACTGCTCGATATCATGCTCAAGAAGTCGGATAACCTTATCGCAGATAATCTAACTAAAACGCTAGGAGCGACATTTTATGTTCAACCAGGCAGTTTCAATAACGGTACTGAAGCGATAAAGCAGATATTGCTGACCAAGGCTAATATTGACCTCAGTAAAGCGCAGCTCGTCGATGGTTCAGGACTATCCAGAAATAACCGAATGAGGTCACAGACCATGGCTCAGGTTCTGCGTTATATCTGGGAAAACGATCAACAGCTCAACCTACTTGGGGCAATGCCAACTTCGGGCACTGATGGCACGCTTAAATACCGTCAAAGCATGAGAAAAGCACCAATCCAAGGTAATATTATTGCGAAAAGTGGGTCTTTGTACGGTAGCTACAATATGGCAGGTTTTGGTTTAGATAAAGCGGGCAATCCAAACTCTCTGTTTGTGCAGTTTGTTCGTGATTATTTCCCTGAAGAACAAAACCCAGACAAACCTGTAGAAGCACCAATCACCCAGTTTGAACGAGCTTTCTACACAGATGTAGTCGAATTCAGTCAAATACAAAGCAAATCTAAATAA
- a CDS encoding magnesium transporter: MTVMNNTFLSIEALYTEQDIQAVSNAFQQYGREQQINLLNRMPLEDAVLVLGQCSLSIIQTLLSELEEQGFEKRSRHLAHQLGLIYSEVEPQQGYLSTGVLSHVRQRIGWIIALALLGIVSGLIIAQYEDILSQLVLLAIYMPVIAAAGGNTGTQAATLVIRALATGELKKRQWANVLWKELRVAICLALAIALVMIGRILLFSDNQSTGGYDINMIAYAIAVALFIQVTISTVLGAGLPIVARLFKLDPAVLVSPVLASVVDISGMWIYFTVVNSFLGIA, translated from the coding sequence ATGACGGTAATGAACAACACTTTTTTATCTATCGAAGCTTTGTACACAGAGCAAGACATCCAAGCTGTATCGAATGCATTTCAACAGTATGGGCGTGAGCAACAAATTAACCTTTTAAACCGAATGCCACTTGAAGATGCGGTGTTAGTACTTGGGCAATGCTCTCTCAGTATTATTCAGACTTTACTTAGTGAGCTAGAAGAGCAGGGCTTTGAGAAGCGCTCTCGACATCTAGCTCACCAACTAGGGCTGATCTACTCAGAGGTTGAGCCTCAACAAGGTTACCTTTCAACTGGAGTGCTTAGCCATGTTAGGCAGCGTATCGGTTGGATTATTGCCTTAGCGCTGCTGGGGATTGTCTCTGGGCTTATCATTGCTCAGTATGAAGACATCCTCAGTCAGTTGGTACTTTTGGCAATTTACATGCCTGTAATTGCTGCTGCGGGTGGTAACACCGGAACACAAGCCGCGACTCTGGTCATCAGGGCTTTAGCCACGGGCGAGTTGAAGAAGCGCCAATGGGCGAACGTTTTATGGAAAGAACTTAGAGTTGCCATCTGCTTGGCGCTTGCGATTGCCTTGGTGATGATAGGCCGCATCTTACTGTTCAGTGACAACCAATCAACGGGTGGCTACGACATTAATATGATTGCTTACGCGATTGCTGTCGCTCTGTTTATTCAAGTGACAATATCAACCGTGCTTGGCGCTGGATTGCCGATTGTTGCTCGGTTATTCAAGTTAGATCCTGCGGTGCTGGTGAGCCCTGTACTGGCTTCAGTAGTCGACATTTCGGGGATGTGGATTTACTTTACGGTAGTGAATTCATTCTTGGGTATTGCTTAA
- the tyrS gene encoding tyrosine--tRNA ligase gives MASIEAALAEIKRGVEELIPEDELIAKLKEGRPLRIKLGADPTAPDIHLGHTVIFNKLRAFQELGHEVTFLIGDFTAMVGDPSGKNSTRPPLSREDVLKNAETYKEQVFKILDPAKTQIRFNSEWLSELGAEGMIRLASNQTVARMLERDDFKKRYAGGQPIAIHEFMYPLLQGHDSVALESDVELGGTDQKFNLLMGRELQKAAGQKPQAVLMMPLLVGLDGVKKMSKSAHNYIGISEAPSEMFGKIMSISDDLMWSYYELLSFRPLEEVAELKAGVEAGKNPRDVKVLLAKEIIARFHSEADAEAAEQEFVNRFAKNQVPDEMPEFEFEAGLPIANVLKEAGLVNSTSDAMRMIKQGAAKLEGEKIEDSKFVPEAGTAVYQVGKRKFARITIK, from the coding sequence ATGGCGAGTATTGAAGCTGCACTAGCCGAGATCAAACGTGGCGTAGAAGAACTGATTCCAGAAGACGAACTGATTGCGAAACTAAAAGAAGGTCGTCCTTTACGCATTAAGCTGGGTGCCGATCCAACCGCTCCAGATATCCACCTAGGCCATACGGTTATCTTTAACAAGCTTCGTGCTTTCCAAGAGCTTGGTCATGAAGTGACATTCCTTATTGGTGATTTCACTGCAATGGTTGGTGACCCATCTGGTAAAAACTCAACGCGTCCACCGCTAAGCCGTGAAGACGTATTGAAGAATGCTGAAACTTACAAAGAGCAAGTATTCAAGATTCTAGACCCTGCGAAAACGCAAATTCGTTTCAACTCTGAGTGGTTATCTGAGCTTGGCGCTGAAGGCATGATTCGTCTTGCTTCTAACCAAACTGTTGCTCGTATGCTTGAGCGTGATGATTTTAAAAAGCGTTACGCTGGTGGTCAACCAATCGCTATCCACGAATTCATGTACCCACTTCTACAAGGTCACGACTCTGTTGCACTAGAGAGTGATGTTGAGCTTGGTGGTACTGACCAGAAGTTTAACCTTCTAATGGGGCGTGAACTGCAAAAAGCAGCCGGTCAAAAACCACAAGCGGTACTGATGATGCCATTACTTGTTGGTCTAGACGGCGTTAAGAAGATGTCTAAGTCTGCGCACAACTACATCGGTATTAGCGAAGCACCAAGCGAGATGTTTGGTAAGATCATGTCTATCTCTGACGATCTAATGTGGAGCTACTACGAGCTACTGTCTTTCCGTCCACTTGAAGAAGTTGCGGAACTGAAAGCTGGCGTTGAGGCGGGCAAAAACCCTCGTGACGTTAAAGTACTTCTAGCGAAAGAGATCATTGCTCGTTTCCACAGTGAAGCAGATGCTGAAGCCGCTGAGCAAGAGTTCGTTAACCGTTTTGCTAAGAACCAAGTTCCTGATGAAATGCCAGAATTTGAATTCGAAGCCGGCCTACCGATTGCGAACGTTCTAAAAGAAGCGGGTCTTGTAAACTCTACTTCTGATGCGATGCGTATGATCAAGCAAGGCGCTGCTAAGCTTGAAGGCGAGAAGATTGAAGACAGTAAATTCGTACCTGAAGCTGGTACTGCAGTTTACCAAGTAGGTAAGCGTAAGTTTGCTCGTATTACTATCAAGTAA
- a CDS encoding peptidoglycan DD-metalloendopeptidase family protein, producing MLSIFARLPILHRAFIAFFSAVIFVAIFLLPDVSSLRDDTGALVVGKHYPLTINASALVSSSDAPPTAVLNWEKYTVRSGESTSVLFERIGLSYRLLITLLNTNNDIKKQLSNLRPGDVLQFGFDENNDLIQLKRQLSAFESFKITKSGDSFTSSIDKKEVAYQYNYAEANITSNFWNAGVSAGLTANQIMELAGIFGWDIDFALDIRKNDSFKILYQEKVVEGEVVGRGKIMAAVFKNQGDSFTAVLDDKSGNYFDENGRAMKKAFLRSPIDFRRVTSNFNPTRRHPVTGKVRAHRGTDYAAPVGTPIWAAGDGIVQKSGYNQFNGNYVFIRHSNTYITKYLHMKRRMVKTGQRVKQGQTIGTLGGTGRVTGPHLHYEFLVNGVHKNARTVKLPQSKSLTGKAKATFIANSEIRLSNLERYGQLLATN from the coding sequence ATGTTGTCTATTTTTGCACGCCTTCCTATTTTGCACCGGGCTTTTATCGCATTTTTTAGTGCCGTAATTTTCGTCGCGATTTTCTTACTCCCCGATGTCAGCAGTTTACGTGACGATACGGGCGCTTTAGTGGTGGGGAAACATTACCCACTGACTATCAATGCATCTGCACTTGTTAGCTCGAGTGACGCACCGCCGACGGCTGTGCTTAATTGGGAGAAATATACCGTTCGTTCTGGCGAAAGCACCTCTGTCTTATTTGAACGTATTGGCCTCTCATACCGCTTGCTGATCACGCTACTCAATACCAATAACGATATTAAGAAGCAGCTGTCTAACCTAAGACCTGGCGATGTATTGCAATTCGGTTTTGATGAAAACAACGACCTTATTCAGTTAAAACGACAACTTAGTGCGTTTGAAAGCTTCAAAATCACTAAGTCTGGCGATTCGTTTACCTCTAGCATCGACAAGAAAGAAGTTGCCTACCAATACAATTACGCTGAAGCCAACATTACCTCTAACTTCTGGAATGCAGGCGTTAGCGCAGGTTTAACCGCAAACCAAATCATGGAACTCGCCGGTATCTTCGGTTGGGATATCGACTTTGCGTTAGATATTCGTAAGAACGACAGCTTCAAAATCTTATACCAAGAGAAAGTGGTTGAAGGTGAGGTGGTTGGTCGCGGTAAGATCATGGCAGCCGTATTCAAAAACCAAGGCGATTCATTTACCGCGGTATTGGATGATAAGAGCGGCAACTACTTCGATGAAAATGGTCGAGCAATGAAGAAAGCGTTCTTGCGCTCACCAATTGATTTTCGTCGCGTAACATCGAACTTTAATCCTACCAGGAGACACCCAGTAACCGGTAAGGTTCGAGCTCACCGCGGTACTGACTACGCAGCCCCTGTTGGCACACCTATCTGGGCAGCCGGTGACGGTATTGTTCAGAAGTCGGGTTACAACCAATTCAATGGTAACTACGTGTTTATCCGCCACAGCAACACCTACATCACCAAGTACCTGCACATGAAGCGACGTATGGTGAAAACAGGTCAGCGCGTAAAACAAGGCCAAACCATTGGTACTTTGGGCGGTACAGGCCGTGTGACTGGCCCGCACTTACATTATGAATTCTTGGTTAATGGCGTACATAAAAATGCGCGTACCGTGAAATTACCGCAATCTAAGTCGTTAACAGGTAAAGCAAAAGCAACATTTATTGCGAACTCAGAAATTCGATTGAGTAACCTAGAGCGATACGGCCAGTTACTAGCAACTAATTAG
- a CDS encoding efflux RND transporter permease subunit yields the protein MYSIIDAALSRARTMLSLLALILVAGVITYITIPKESSPDITIPIIYVSVGHQGISPTDSERLLVRPIEQELRSIEGVKEMTATAAEGHASVVLEFNVGVDLTKAMADVRDAVDLAKPKLPEDSDEPTVNEVTLASEQPVLSVVLFGTVPERTIVQIARELGDKLESYRQILEVDIAGDRDDIVEIIVDPLLMESYSLDQADIYNLIALNNRVVAAGFVDTGYGRFSVKVPSVFNSLKDVLELPIKVDGKQVVTFGDVATVRRAFRDPESFARLDGKSAVVLDIKKRAGENIIETVELVKAVMAGAQQQAEWPNNLLVKYTWDESKDVKIMLNDLQNNILSAIILVVIVIIAILGVRTALLVGISIPGSFLTGLLVLSVFGLTVNIVVLFSLIMAVGMLVDGAIVVTEFADRRMQEGEGRKAAYRDAAKRMAWPITASTATTLAAFAPLLFWPDVTGEFMKFLPLTLIATLTASLIMALLFVPVLGGLIGKPQYVSPKSQARMVALHNGDFSQATGLTKAYYHTLSIAIKHPFKILISAILLAVAVGFTYSKAGLGAEFFPEVDPPFFNVKVRSHGDLSIQEKDVIMRDIELMMLNHDEFDTVYTRTGGDDQIGLISITPVDWQYRRSVKVIIEELKVYTDQYAGVEIEYKFPDAGPPVENDLVIELSARTPEQLNQAAKIVRNWADGNQALTNISDTASKDGIDWKVDIRRDDAARFSADATLVGNTVQFVTNGLKIGDYLPDDSSEEVDILVRYPSDKRYIGRFDQLRVKTPAGLVPITNFAQIVPDHKQDTIKRLDGKRVVNIMADMEEGYNLALELPKIEQSLSELGLPSSVEFRIRGQNEEQENSSAFLQSAFMVALAVMALILITQFNSFYQAFLILSAVLFSTVGVFVGLLIFQRPFGIVMSGIGVIALAGIVVNNNIVLIDTYNQLIKRGLDKRDAILRTGVQRLRPVMLTTVTTILGLMPMVLEMNIDLINQKIEFGAPSTQWWSQLATAIAGGLAFTTVLTLVLTPCLLMLGRDKKPDVLPSNDG from the coding sequence ATGTATTCAATTATTGATGCAGCCTTGTCTCGTGCTCGAACAATGCTCTCCCTTTTGGCGCTCATCTTAGTCGCAGGTGTGATTACCTATATCACGATACCCAAAGAATCGAGCCCAGATATCACCATTCCAATTATCTACGTTTCAGTCGGGCATCAAGGGATCTCGCCAACGGATTCAGAACGTTTATTGGTTCGACCTATTGAGCAAGAGCTTAGGTCAATCGAAGGCGTAAAAGAGATGACAGCAACCGCAGCAGAAGGACACGCCTCTGTGGTGTTAGAGTTTAATGTTGGCGTCGATCTTACTAAAGCGATGGCCGATGTTCGTGACGCGGTTGATCTGGCTAAGCCCAAATTGCCAGAAGATAGCGATGAGCCGACTGTAAATGAAGTTACCCTCGCTTCTGAGCAGCCTGTGTTGTCAGTGGTTCTGTTTGGTACCGTGCCTGAGCGCACCATAGTACAAATCGCTCGAGAGCTCGGAGATAAACTCGAAAGCTATCGTCAGATCCTTGAAGTCGACATTGCAGGCGATCGCGATGACATAGTAGAAATCATCGTTGATCCATTATTGATGGAGAGTTACAGCCTAGATCAAGCGGACATCTATAATCTGATTGCTTTGAATAACCGAGTGGTGGCCGCAGGCTTTGTTGATACAGGCTACGGGCGTTTTTCGGTCAAAGTCCCTTCTGTGTTTAACTCCTTAAAAGACGTACTTGAGTTGCCAATTAAAGTGGATGGTAAACAGGTAGTAACCTTTGGCGATGTGGCTACGGTTCGCCGAGCGTTTCGAGATCCTGAAAGCTTTGCCCGTTTAGATGGCAAATCCGCGGTTGTCTTGGATATCAAGAAACGTGCGGGTGAAAATATCATTGAAACCGTTGAGCTAGTCAAAGCGGTAATGGCTGGTGCTCAGCAGCAAGCTGAATGGCCAAATAACCTATTGGTCAAATACACCTGGGATGAATCTAAAGATGTGAAGATCATGCTCAACGATCTTCAAAACAATATCTTATCCGCCATCATTTTAGTGGTGATCGTGATCATCGCGATTCTTGGTGTTCGAACCGCGCTATTGGTCGGAATTTCAATTCCTGGATCGTTCCTCACGGGATTGTTGGTGTTGTCTGTGTTTGGTCTAACCGTCAACATCGTGGTGCTGTTCTCGTTGATCATGGCGGTTGGTATGTTGGTCGATGGCGCAATTGTGGTTACCGAGTTTGCCGACAGGCGAATGCAAGAAGGTGAAGGGCGTAAAGCCGCTTACCGAGATGCAGCGAAACGAATGGCGTGGCCAATAACCGCATCAACTGCTACAACCTTGGCTGCATTTGCTCCGTTACTGTTTTGGCCGGATGTAACGGGCGAATTCATGAAGTTCCTGCCATTAACGTTGATTGCAACCTTAACCGCTTCATTGATTATGGCGTTGTTGTTTGTGCCTGTACTCGGTGGTTTGATTGGTAAACCTCAATATGTATCGCCCAAAAGCCAAGCTCGAATGGTGGCACTGCATAATGGTGATTTTTCACAAGCGACAGGCTTAACCAAAGCGTACTACCACACGTTGTCGATTGCGATCAAGCACCCCTTTAAGATTCTTATCAGTGCGATACTGCTCGCGGTTGCGGTTGGTTTTACGTATTCAAAAGCGGGTCTAGGTGCAGAGTTCTTCCCAGAAGTGGATCCGCCATTCTTTAATGTCAAAGTTCGCTCCCATGGTGATCTTTCTATCCAAGAGAAAGATGTCATCATGCGTGATATTGAGTTGATGATGCTCAATCATGATGAGTTCGATACCGTTTATACGCGTACTGGTGGTGATGATCAGATTGGTTTGATCTCGATTACCCCTGTTGATTGGCAATACCGTCGCAGTGTGAAGGTGATCATTGAAGAATTAAAGGTGTACACCGATCAATACGCAGGGGTCGAGATTGAATATAAGTTTCCAGATGCAGGGCCTCCGGTTGAGAATGACTTAGTGATTGAGCTGTCGGCAAGAACACCAGAGCAACTGAATCAGGCTGCAAAAATTGTAAGAAACTGGGCGGATGGCAATCAGGCACTGACCAATATAAGTGATACCGCGAGTAAAGATGGCATCGATTGGAAAGTGGATATTCGCAGAGATGATGCTGCGCGTTTTTCGGCTGATGCGACCTTGGTGGGTAATACGGTTCAATTCGTCACTAATGGGCTAAAGATTGGCGATTACCTCCCAGATGATTCTTCAGAAGAGGTCGATATCTTGGTGCGCTACCCAAGCGATAAAAGATATATTGGGCGCTTTGACCAACTAAGAGTTAAAACACCAGCAGGCTTGGTGCCGATCACTAACTTTGCTCAGATAGTGCCAGACCATAAGCAGGACACGATAAAGCGTCTTGATGGTAAGCGTGTCGTGAACATCATGGCGGATATGGAAGAGGGTTATAACCTTGCCCTTGAGCTACCAAAGATCGAACAGTCGCTGAGTGAGTTAGGGCTGCCGAGTAGCGTTGAGTTTCGTATCCGTGGTCAAAATGAAGAACAAGAAAATTCTTCAGCCTTTTTACAAAGTGCATTCATGGTTGCTCTGGCGGTGATGGCGTTGATTTTGATTACTCAGTTCAATAGCTTCTATCAAGCGTTTTTGATTCTTAGTGCGGTGTTGTTCTCAACGGTTGGTGTATTTGTTGGTTTGCTTATCTTCCAACGCCCGTTTGGTATCGTGATGTCTGGTATTGGAGTGATTGCACTGGCAGGAATAGTGGTGAATAACAACATCGTGCTGATCGATACCTATAACCAGCTAATCAAAAGAGGCTTGGATAAGCGAGATGCGATTCTAAGAACCGGTGTTCAACGTTTAAGACCAGTAATGCTGACTACGGTTACCACCATTTTAGGCTTGATGCCGATGGTGTTAGAAATGAACATCGATCTGATTAATCAAAAGATAGAATTCGGAGCGCCGAGCACGCAGTGGTGGTCGCAACTTGCTACAGCTATTGCGGGAGGTTTGGCCTTTACTACAGTACTAACCTTGGTGCTGACGCCTTGTTTGCTGATGCTAGGGCGAGATAAGAAGCCCGATGTGCTCCCAAGCAACGACGGTTAA
- a CDS encoding efflux RND transporter periplasmic adaptor subunit, whose translation MPTLFSNSPLFQKLKQPWLVSLTLVVLLSIWLGLGVGQAEESPEKKATEIPLAKVSFQTFTSSPTFKTIDLYGRTAPDRHARLGAEVAGKVVRLNVVKGDAVKVGQAIAQIDKGDLEIQLERASALYRLKQKEFKAAQSLKKRGLQGEIAYTTAEASLTEAKAMKRNAELALKNTVITSPFSGVVQDLMVELGDFVGVGDPVAGVIDLDPLVIEADVSERHIQHLLVNQSALVRLLGREEAEGRLRYVSRISSASTNTFPIEIEIDNSDGLLPAGVSAEVTLNLETRDAIKVTPAMLALDEAGNLGVKTLVSIDDSPIVKFVGIQLVKAEQDGVWLTGLGQRVDIITVGQGFVRDGDSVIAVEQGAELSNVTTE comes from the coding sequence ATGCCCACTCTATTTTCTAACTCACCACTTTTTCAGAAATTGAAGCAGCCGTGGCTGGTTTCTCTGACTCTAGTCGTGTTGTTGTCGATCTGGCTTGGTTTAGGCGTAGGGCAAGCGGAAGAGTCACCTGAAAAAAAAGCGACAGAAATTCCGTTGGCTAAGGTTTCCTTTCAAACATTTACTTCATCACCGACCTTTAAAACGATTGATCTCTATGGTCGAACGGCGCCCGATAGACATGCTCGTTTGGGGGCTGAAGTTGCGGGCAAGGTTGTTAGATTGAACGTTGTTAAGGGCGATGCGGTTAAAGTTGGACAAGCCATTGCTCAGATAGATAAAGGTGATTTAGAGATTCAACTAGAGCGAGCATCTGCGTTATATCGCTTGAAGCAGAAAGAATTCAAAGCGGCGCAGTCTTTGAAGAAAAGAGGGCTGCAAGGCGAGATAGCCTATACCACAGCAGAGGCTTCATTAACGGAAGCAAAGGCCATGAAGCGCAATGCGGAATTAGCTCTAAAGAACACAGTAATCACATCACCTTTCTCTGGTGTGGTTCAAGACTTGATGGTCGAACTGGGCGATTTCGTTGGCGTTGGCGACCCTGTCGCAGGTGTGATTGACCTCGATCCTTTGGTTATTGAGGCCGATGTCAGTGAGCGCCATATCCAGCATTTGCTAGTCAATCAATCAGCTTTGGTTCGCCTGTTAGGGAGAGAAGAAGCGGAAGGTCGGCTGCGTTACGTCTCTCGAATCTCTTCTGCCTCAACCAATACCTTCCCCATTGAGATTGAAATCGACAACTCAGATGGCCTGTTACCTGCTGGTGTCAGTGCCGAAGTAACCCTCAATCTAGAAACAAGAGACGCTATCAAAGTGACGCCTGCCATGTTGGCACTGGATGAGGCCGGTAATCTTGGGGTCAAAACTTTGGTTTCAATTGATGATTCACCAATCGTGAAATTCGTCGGCATTCAACTGGTGAAAGCTGAGCAAGATGGTGTGTGGCTCACGGGGTTAGGTCAGCGTGTCGATATCATCACGGTAGGGCAAGGTTTTGTTCGTGATGGTGATTCGGTGATTGCTGTTGAGCAAGGTGCTGAACTCTCTAACGTAACTACAGAGTAG
- the erpA gene encoding iron-sulfur cluster insertion protein ErpA has product MSEVNIPLSFSDAAATRVQTLIAEEENPELKLRVYITGGGCSGFQYGFTFDEKVNDGDTTIVNSGVTLVVDPMSLQYLMGGMVDYTEGLEGARFFVNNPNATTTCGCGASFSV; this is encoded by the coding sequence GTGAGCGAAGTAAATATCCCATTGTCTTTTTCTGATGCAGCAGCTACACGCGTTCAAACGCTAATTGCTGAAGAAGAAAACCCAGAACTAAAACTGCGTGTATACATTACAGGTGGTGGTTGTAGTGGTTTCCAATACGGCTTCACATTTGATGAAAAAGTAAATGATGGCGACACTACTATTGTAAACAGCGGTGTTACGCTGGTTGTTGACCCAATGAGCCTACAGTACTTAATGGGCGGCATGGTTGATTACACTGAAGGCCTAGAAGGCGCACGTTTCTTTGTGAACAACCCGAACGCGACAACAACATGTGGCTGTGGTGCATCATTTAGCGTCTAA